One Desulfovibrio fairfieldensis genomic window carries:
- a CDS encoding FkbM family methyltransferase → MIRSTKEVCKLFIPPIILLVYKKIKSYSNNKSKEDRTYTIHGKDLLIPWDHRLDHYQLIYHKYDTFLPHLAKYINEGFIIDIGANVGDTLYGMIQDNNTKFICIEPEPRFFSFLQKNIQRLGKRLEANVVAFNVAISSKKEKLSFSAQHVHCQPNRFCSRCHSCKVS, encoded by the coding sequence ATGATACGAAGCACTAAGGAAGTATGTAAGCTTTTTATTCCTCCTATAATCCTTTTAGTGTATAAAAAAATAAAATCGTATTCTAATAATAAATCAAAAGAAGATAGGACTTATACTATTCACGGGAAAGACTTACTTATTCCATGGGATCATCGACTTGACCACTACCAATTAATATATCATAAATATGACACTTTTCTTCCACATCTTGCAAAATATATAAACGAAGGTTTTATTATTGACATTGGTGCAAATGTTGGTGATACATTGTATGGAATGATCCAAGACAATAATACTAAATTTATATGCATTGAACCAGAGCCTCGTTTTTTTTCGTTTCTGCAAAAAAATATTCAACGATTAGGGAAAAGGCTGGAAGCAAATGTCGTTGCATTTAATGTTGCAATAAGTTCTAAAAAAGAAAAACTTTCATTTAGTGCACAACATGTGCACTGCCAGCCAAATCGATTCTGTTCAAGGTGCCATTCCTGCAAAGTCTCTTGA
- a CDS encoding FkbM family methyltransferase — protein sequence MCTASQIDSVQGAIPAKSLDDMAEEIPQLPEQCRLIKIDTDGFDYDCILSGKKFFSKTSALVFWENDFVNEDSLKNYSEAVNLLIKCGYKKFYIFDNYGNFMVSTLGSDIIYFLSYYQESLTIMKHSNIPYYDILACQENDIPFIDNVINKYNFIQKR from the coding sequence ATGTGCACTGCCAGCCAAATCGATTCTGTTCAAGGTGCCATTCCTGCAAAGTCTCTTGATGATATGGCGGAAGAGATACCTCAGCTACCTGAACAATGCCGTCTTATCAAAATTGATACCGACGGGTTTGATTATGATTGTATACTCTCTGGGAAAAAATTTTTTTCTAAAACTTCAGCACTTGTTTTTTGGGAAAATGATTTTGTAAATGAAGATTCTCTAAAAAATTATTCTGAAGCAGTTAACCTCCTCATCAAATGTGGTTATAAAAAATTTTATATATTCGACAACTATGGTAATTTTATGGTTTCAACCCTAGGAAGCGACATTATATACTTTTTAAGCTATTATCAAGAATCATTAACGATAATGAAACACAGCAATATTCCCTATTATGATATTTTAGCCTGTCAAGAAAATGACATACCGTTTATCGACAATGTTATTAATAAATATAATTTTATACAAAAAAGATAA